The Candidatus Methylomirabilota bacterium genome contains a region encoding:
- a CDS encoding LLM class flavin-dependent oxidoreductase, with protein sequence MRLGVLLPTRGVVMQSARRPPVEDCWAMARLADQAGYDAVWVGDSVVAKPRLEPLTTLAYLAGITTKVRLGTAVLLPALRHPVVLAHQIANTDQISRGRLVLGLGVGWSLPSAEREWAACGADHKRRVRRLEEHVEMWRELWRGEPVTYRAGDVDLAAHTIGPLPWRPEGPPVLITAGNRGEMLAAQFERFARLGDGIITTYVHAEECRIVRERADEALARHGRTKSQFPLCVYTTVRLEDDVRTAERVTTEFLAAYYGGGVHSRGTMGLGPPGAVLEALGRYADAGVTDLCIRFVGDDQRAQLERFTADVLPALA encoded by the coding sequence GTGCGGTTGGGCGTGCTGCTTCCGACGCGTGGCGTGGTCATGCAGTCGGCTCGCCGGCCACCCGTGGAGGACTGCTGGGCGATGGCCCGGCTGGCCGACCAGGCCGGCTACGACGCGGTGTGGGTCGGCGACAGCGTCGTGGCCAAGCCGCGGCTCGAGCCGCTGACGACGCTGGCCTACCTGGCCGGCATCACCACGAAGGTCCGCCTGGGCACGGCGGTGCTGCTCCCCGCCCTGCGCCACCCCGTCGTCCTGGCCCATCAGATCGCCAACACCGACCAGATCTCGCGGGGCCGCCTGGTGCTCGGGCTCGGTGTGGGCTGGAGCCTGCCGTCTGCCGAGCGCGAGTGGGCCGCGTGCGGAGCCGACCACAAGCGGCGGGTTCGCCGCCTGGAGGAGCACGTCGAGATGTGGCGGGAGCTCTGGCGAGGCGAGCCGGTGACCTATCGCGCCGGTGACGTCGACCTGGCCGCGCACACCATCGGTCCGCTCCCCTGGCGTCCGGAGGGGCCGCCCGTGCTGATCACCGCGGGCAACCGCGGCGAGATGCTGGCCGCCCAGTTCGAGCGCTTCGCCCGCCTGGGGGACGGCATCATCACGACCTACGTGCACGCCGAAGAGTGCCGCATCGTCCGCGAGCGGGCCGACGAGGCCCTGGCCCGGCACGGCCGAACGAAGAGCCAGTTTCCGCTCTGCGTGTACACGACGGTGCGGTTGGAGGACGACGTCCGCACGGCCGAGCGGGTCACCACCGAATTCCTGGCCGCCTACTACGGCGGGGGCGTCCACTCGCGGGGCACCATGGGCCTCGGCCCACCCGGCGCGGTTTTGGAGGCGCTCGGCCGCTACGCCGACGCCGGGGTCACCGACCTCTGCATCCGTTTCGTGGGCGACGACCAGCGGGCGCAGCTCGAGCGCTTCACGGCCGACGTGTTACCCGCGCTAGCGTAG
- a CDS encoding dienelactone hydrolase family protein: MAYEALFAETVLMRGHRGDQIDAYLARPFGAGPYPGVVVIHHMPGWDGPNKEITRRFAHHGLVALCPNLHVREGKATPEENSASVRAAGGMPDDRTMGDVQGAIDYLRALPYLNGKVGVIGYCSGGRQAYLAACTLRGLDAAIDCYGGGVVAKPEELTPRQPVAPIDFTQDLKVPLLGLFGIEDTRPSPDDVKQTEQALQKFGKTHEFHMYENAGHAFFAVDRPQYRQHAAVDGWKKVFAWFDKYLR; the protein is encoded by the coding sequence ATGGCCTACGAAGCGCTGTTCGCGGAGACGGTCCTGATGCGCGGGCACCGCGGCGACCAGATCGACGCGTACCTGGCCCGGCCGTTCGGCGCCGGTCCCTATCCCGGCGTGGTGGTCATCCACCACATGCCCGGCTGGGACGGGCCCAACAAGGAGATCACCCGGCGGTTCGCCCATCACGGCCTGGTGGCCCTCTGCCCGAACCTGCATGTTCGCGAGGGCAAGGCGACGCCGGAGGAGAACAGCGCCAGCGTCCGGGCCGCGGGTGGGATGCCGGACGATCGCACGATGGGCGACGTCCAGGGCGCCATCGACTATCTCCGCGCCCTGCCGTACCTCAACGGCAAGGTCGGCGTCATCGGCTACTGCTCGGGCGGCCGCCAGGCCTACCTGGCCGCCTGCACGCTGCGGGGCCTCGACGCGGCCATCGACTGCTACGGCGGCGGCGTGGTGGCCAAACCCGAGGAGCTGACCCCGCGCCAGCCCGTCGCGCCCATCGACTTCACGCAAGACCTGAAGGTGCCGCTGCTCGGGCTGTTCGGCATCGAGGACACGCGCCCGTCGCCGGACGACGTGAAGCAGACGGAGCAGGCGCTTCAGAAATTCGGCAAGACGCACGAGTTCCACATGTACGAGAACGCCGGGCATGCGTTCTTCGCCGTGGACCGTCCGCAGTACCGCCAGCACGCGGCGGTGGACGGCTGGAAGAAAGTCTTCGCCTGGTTCGACAAGTATCTACGCTAG
- a CDS encoding fumarylacetoacetate hydrolase family protein, protein MKLLFFDDFKLGVLKGDAVVDVSSVVADVPHTGPHNLISGLIERFADYRRRLEEAAARGTGAPLSRVRIRPPLPRPTNIVAMAVNYMEDGTRTEPAPINAFLKSPSAVIGDDDTMLLPDVPATIFEGEAEVAVIIGKRASHVRAAQAMDYVFGYTSFIDGSARGLPPAGNTFYQMKSRDTFAPLGPYLITADEVPDPHKLQIRLSVNGEVKQNFNTSDMAHKIPRCIEWVTSIHALEPGDVLATGTNHRGLSAFQDGDRIELEIERLGRLRINVRDELKRTWARETRLDRQQKGLEGQTPQLTGRYAPAPR, encoded by the coding sequence GTGAAGCTGCTCTTCTTCGACGATTTCAAGCTGGGTGTGCTCAAGGGCGACGCGGTGGTGGACGTCTCGTCCGTGGTGGCCGACGTGCCGCACACCGGCCCCCACAACCTCATCAGCGGACTGATCGAGCGGTTCGCCGACTATCGCCGGCGGCTGGAGGAGGCCGCCGCCCGCGGAACGGGAGCGCCGCTGAGCCGCGTCCGGATCCGACCGCCGCTGCCCAGGCCCACGAACATCGTGGCCATGGCCGTGAACTACATGGAGGACGGCACGCGGACCGAGCCGGCGCCGATCAACGCGTTCCTCAAGTCGCCCAGCGCGGTCATCGGCGACGACGACACCATGCTGCTGCCCGACGTGCCGGCCACCATCTTCGAGGGCGAAGCCGAGGTGGCCGTGATCATCGGCAAGCGGGCTTCGCACGTGCGCGCCGCCCAGGCCATGGACTACGTCTTCGGCTACACGAGCTTCATCGACGGCTCGGCGCGCGGCCTGCCGCCGGCCGGCAACACCTTCTACCAGATGAAGTCACGCGATACCTTCGCGCCCCTCGGCCCATACCTGATCACCGCCGACGAAGTGCCCGATCCTCACAAGCTGCAGATCCGGCTGTCCGTGAACGGTGAGGTCAAGCAGAACTTCAACACCAGCGACATGGCCCACAAGATTCCGCGGTGCATCGAGTGGGTGACCTCCATCCACGCCCTGGAGCCGGGCGACGTTCTGGCCACCGGGACCAACCATCGGGGCCTCAGCGCGTTTCAGGACGGTGATCGGATCGAGCTGGAGATCGAGCGCCTGGGCCGGCTCCGCATCAACGTGCGCGACGAGCTCAAGCGCACCTGGGCCCGGGAGACGCGGCTGGACCGCCAGCAGAAGGGCCTGGAGGGGCAAACGCCGCAGCTGACCGGCCGGTACGCGCCGGCGCCGCGCTAG
- a CDS encoding antibiotic biosynthesis monooxygenase: MATGLSLGIVNVAPAQDTGPAYVVTYIEVTPSAVDEARGLLRQLRDASRKGAGNLRFDTLQRRERVNHFAIVEAWQDATARQGHAGAASVRKFRESLQPLLSAAYDERAHVALAVGDRPATAAGKDALYVVTHVDIIPTCKDKGVGLVKDLAETSRREAGSIRYDALTQSNRHNHMTLVEVWKDRQAFDSHIVSAHMKKIREELLPMSGSLYDERLYRSID, encoded by the coding sequence GTGGCCACCGGCTTGTCGCTGGGGATCGTGAACGTCGCGCCCGCCCAGGACACCGGTCCCGCCTACGTCGTGACGTACATCGAGGTCACTCCCTCGGCGGTTGACGAGGCGCGCGGGTTGCTCAGGCAGCTCCGTGACGCCAGCCGCAAGGGCGCCGGGAATCTCCGCTTCGACACGCTCCAGCGGCGGGAACGGGTGAACCACTTCGCCATCGTCGAGGCCTGGCAGGATGCCACGGCCCGTCAGGGCCACGCCGGGGCGGCGTCTGTCCGGAAGTTCCGGGAGTCGCTGCAGCCGCTCCTCAGCGCCGCCTACGACGAGCGCGCCCACGTCGCGCTGGCGGTGGGCGATCGCCCGGCCACTGCGGCGGGCAAGGACGCGCTCTACGTGGTGACGCACGTCGACATCATCCCCACGTGCAAAGACAAGGGCGTCGGGCTGGTGAAGGATCTGGCCGAGACGAGCCGCCGAGAGGCGGGCAGCATTCGCTACGACGCGCTGACCCAGAGCAATCGGCACAACCACATGACACTCGTGGAGGTCTGGAAGGACCGGCAGGCCTTCGACTCGCACATCGTGTCCGCCCACATGAAGAAGATTCGGGAGGAGCTCCTGCCCATGAGCGGCAGCCTCTACGACGAGCGCCTGTACCGCTCGATCGACTGA
- a CDS encoding LLM class flavin-dependent oxidoreductase: MDVGIFDHLDRRDVPLDELYESRLRLLEQYDAAGFSAYHLAEHHATPLGLAPVPGIFLAAASQRTRRIRLGPCVYILPLYDPVRLIEEICMLDQLTRGRFDLGVGRGIVPYEMAYFDLHHLETEDVYREALEVVLGGLTSDVLDHRGPRYTYRKVPMVLRPWQRPHPPLWYGLGHLEGAEWAATHKVNVITNHTAEGARPLFERYRDVWQRKHGGAEMPKLGVSRHVVVADTDARAEAWARAAYATWYANLTKLWRDFGAIPTRFARDFDEARQRGLAIAGTPDRVRAGIQREVATSQCTYLVCRMMFGDLGETEASASIGLFATEVMPRLTSA; the protein is encoded by the coding sequence ATGGACGTGGGGATCTTCGACCATCTGGACCGCCGGGACGTCCCGCTCGACGAGCTCTACGAGAGCCGGCTACGGCTGCTGGAGCAGTACGACGCGGCGGGCTTCTCCGCCTACCACCTGGCCGAGCACCACGCCACCCCGCTGGGCCTGGCGCCGGTGCCCGGCATCTTCCTGGCCGCGGCCTCGCAGCGCACACGGCGCATCCGCCTGGGCCCCTGCGTGTACATCCTGCCGCTCTACGATCCCGTGCGGCTCATCGAAGAGATCTGCATGCTGGACCAGCTCACCCGCGGGCGCTTCGATCTCGGAGTGGGCCGCGGCATCGTGCCCTACGAGATGGCGTACTTCGACCTGCACCACCTGGAGACCGAGGACGTGTATCGCGAGGCGCTGGAGGTCGTGCTGGGCGGGCTGACCAGCGACGTCCTGGATCACCGGGGGCCGCGCTACACCTATCGCAAGGTGCCGATGGTGCTGCGGCCGTGGCAGCGGCCGCACCCTCCGCTCTGGTACGGGCTCGGTCACCTGGAAGGCGCGGAGTGGGCGGCCACTCACAAGGTGAACGTCATCACCAACCACACCGCGGAGGGCGCCCGGCCGCTCTTCGAGCGGTATCGGGACGTCTGGCAGCGCAAGCACGGCGGCGCGGAGATGCCCAAGCTGGGTGTCTCCCGCCACGTGGTGGTGGCCGATACCGACGCCCGGGCCGAAGCCTGGGCCCGGGCGGCCTACGCCACCTGGTACGCCAACCTCACCAAGCTGTGGCGGGACTTCGGCGCCATCCCGACCCGCTTCGCCCGGGACTTCGACGAGGCGCGCCAGCGGGGGCTCGCCATCGCGGGCACCCCGGACCGCGTGCGCGCGGGGATCCAGCGCGAGGTGGCCACCAGCCAGTGCACGTACCTCGTCTGCCGGATGATGTTCGGCGATCTCGGCGAGACCGAGGCCAGCGCCTCCATCGGCCTGTTCGCCACCGAGGTGATGCCCCGGCTCACTTCCGCGTAG
- a CDS encoding tetratricopeptide repeat protein, which translates to MLKHLRRAFLICLTLATIALANDPQATVTPPDPDLATARARIAAKDWKGAAEVMQNAVARDPRNADYHNLLAYAIRNGANPDMAVVFKHYQEALRLDPKHRGAHEYIGEAYLKVGNVAKAREHLTALDKLCFFGCEEYRDLKRAIQRYESTRK; encoded by the coding sequence ATGCTCAAGCACCTGCGCCGGGCCTTCCTCATCTGCCTGACGCTCGCGACGATCGCCCTCGCCAACGACCCGCAGGCGACCGTGACGCCCCCGGATCCCGATCTCGCCACTGCCCGCGCCCGCATCGCGGCCAAGGACTGGAAGGGCGCGGCCGAGGTTATGCAGAATGCCGTCGCGCGCGATCCGCGCAACGCGGACTATCACAACCTGTTGGCCTACGCGATCCGCAACGGCGCCAACCCCGACATGGCTGTGGTCTTCAAGCATTACCAGGAGGCGCTCCGCCTGGATCCCAAGCACCGGGGCGCTCACGAGTACATCGGCGAGGCCTACCTCAAGGTCGGCAACGTGGCCAAGGCCAGGGAGCACCTGACCGCTCTCGACAAGCTCTGCTTCTTCGGCTGCGAGGAGTACCGCGATCTGAAGCGGGCGATCCAGCGCTACGAGTCTACGCGGAAGTGA